A genomic stretch from Thunnus maccoyii chromosome 19, fThuMac1.1, whole genome shotgun sequence includes:
- the LOC121885174 gene encoding uncharacterized protein LOC121885174 isoform X1 — translation MSTEMFAARTKALVKNLGAEKDLINNENVNQKIDVLTLVKVGEKTLWPIVKYTIIDYRLQDLLQDPNISPDCTEEVLMEDFHNLKGIRIGGRAAAEVEAKVEVSAGMDAIDGASPFNLKKKTVNIQKLRESCKEKKIKEGVLKTLKLKEKEKLTFVYQTVYNTAPVTFYGKAVKTNRFVPAMCQKFKCSLRLKKKEEIRFTIPKDVTIAYSLMEITTEDKILGIPPQFITMERYNKGWLKVSTDGDETLQQLTEGIFQKAALLQPLEELHESRRRDLLKTLSELLHDREALSLLVETLAQSSKGVFEHPESPAVSSFMDLLDVSEVSNSQKNAAYLLVSAMDGLPDDATALLATCDSETLRVLQQLVNGLEENAPVKLPESLPVSLQEEGELCWAAELLCLTDQTLTELRAQWDTPDFSPEVLLELLCLVVQGLSLMQPETHS, via the exons atgtccacAGAGATGTTTGCAGCCAGAACCAAAGCACTTGTGAAGAATCTGGGTGCTGAGAAGGATCTcatcaacaatgaaaatgtcaacCAGAAGATTGACGTGCTGACTCTGGTCAAAGTCGGAGAGAAAACCCTCTGGCCAATCGTCAAGTACACGATCATCGATTATAGACTGCAGGACCTGCTGCAGGATCCGAACATCTCCCCAG ACTGCACAGAGGAGGTTCTGATGGAGGATTTTCATAACCTGAAAGGCATCCGTATTGGAGGCCGTGCAGCAGCAGAAGTTGAAGCTAAAGTTGAAGTGTCTGCAGGAATGGACGCTATAGATGGAGCGTCCCCCTTCAATCTGAAGAAAAAGACGGTGAACATTCAAAAACTGAGGGAGAGCTGCAAAGAAAA GAAGATAAAGGAGGGGGTGTTGAAAACGCTGAAActaaaggagaaggagaagctGACTTTTGTTTACCAGACGGTCTACAATACTGCTCCTGTCACGTTTTATGGCAAAGCCGTAAAGACTAACCGCTTTGTGCCGGCAATGTGTCAAAAATTCAAGTGTTCGCTGCGg ttgaagaagaaggaggagataCGCTTCACTATTCCCAAAGATGTCACCATCGCTTACAGCCTGATGGAGATCACCACCGAGGACAAGATTCTGG GAATTCCACCTCAGTTCATCACAATGGAACGTTACAACAAAG GATGGTTGAAGGTCAGCACAGACGGAGACGAGACGCTGCAACAACTGACGGAAG GCATATTTCAGAAAGCAGCTCTTCTCCAGCCGCTGGAAGAACTTCATGAGTCGAGACGTCGTGATCTGCTGAAAACACTCAGTGAGCTTCTGCATGACAGAGaagctctctctctgctggtgGAAACA TTGGCTCAGAGCAGTAAAGGAGTGTTTGAGCATCCAGAGTCTCCAGCTGTCTCTTCATTCATGGATCTTCTTGATGTTTCTGAAGTCTCCAATTCTCAGAAGAATGCTGCTTACCTGCTAGTCAGCGCCATGGATG GTCTACCAGATGATGCTACAGCTCTTCTGGCTACCTGCGATTCTGAAACACTGAGAGTCCTCCAGCAGCTG GTGAACGGTCTGGAGGAGAACGCTCCGGTCAAACTCCCAGAGTCTCTGCCCGTCTCCCTGCAGGAAGAAGGAGAGCTCTGCTGGGCGGCCGAGCTCCTCTGTTTGACCGATCAGACGCTGACAGAGCTGAGAGCTCAGTGGGACACACCAGATTTCTCACCAGAAGTGCTGCTGGAGCTTCTGTGTCTCGTTGTGCAGGGACTCAGCTTGATGCAGCCCGAAACACACTCATAA
- the LOC121885174 gene encoding uncharacterized protein LOC121885174 isoform X2: MFAARTKALVKNLGAEKDLINNENVNQKIDVLTLVKVGEKTLWPIVKYTIIDYRLQDLLQDPNISPDCTEEVLMEDFHNLKGIRIGGRAAAEVEAKVEVSAGMDAIDGASPFNLKKKTVNIQKLRESCKEKKIKEGVLKTLKLKEKEKLTFVYQTVYNTAPVTFYGKAVKTNRFVPAMCQKFKCSLRLKKKEEIRFTIPKDVTIAYSLMEITTEDKILGIPPQFITMERYNKGWLKVSTDGDETLQQLTEGIFQKAALLQPLEELHESRRRDLLKTLSELLHDREALSLLVETLAQSSKGVFEHPESPAVSSFMDLLDVSEVSNSQKNAAYLLVSAMDGLPDDATALLATCDSETLRVLQQLVNGLEENAPVKLPESLPVSLQEEGELCWAAELLCLTDQTLTELRAQWDTPDFSPEVLLELLCLVVQGLSLMQPETHS; encoded by the exons ATGTTTGCAGCCAGAACCAAAGCACTTGTGAAGAATCTGGGTGCTGAGAAGGATCTcatcaacaatgaaaatgtcaacCAGAAGATTGACGTGCTGACTCTGGTCAAAGTCGGAGAGAAAACCCTCTGGCCAATCGTCAAGTACACGATCATCGATTATAGACTGCAGGACCTGCTGCAGGATCCGAACATCTCCCCAG ACTGCACAGAGGAGGTTCTGATGGAGGATTTTCATAACCTGAAAGGCATCCGTATTGGAGGCCGTGCAGCAGCAGAAGTTGAAGCTAAAGTTGAAGTGTCTGCAGGAATGGACGCTATAGATGGAGCGTCCCCCTTCAATCTGAAGAAAAAGACGGTGAACATTCAAAAACTGAGGGAGAGCTGCAAAGAAAA GAAGATAAAGGAGGGGGTGTTGAAAACGCTGAAActaaaggagaaggagaagctGACTTTTGTTTACCAGACGGTCTACAATACTGCTCCTGTCACGTTTTATGGCAAAGCCGTAAAGACTAACCGCTTTGTGCCGGCAATGTGTCAAAAATTCAAGTGTTCGCTGCGg ttgaagaagaaggaggagataCGCTTCACTATTCCCAAAGATGTCACCATCGCTTACAGCCTGATGGAGATCACCACCGAGGACAAGATTCTGG GAATTCCACCTCAGTTCATCACAATGGAACGTTACAACAAAG GATGGTTGAAGGTCAGCACAGACGGAGACGAGACGCTGCAACAACTGACGGAAG GCATATTTCAGAAAGCAGCTCTTCTCCAGCCGCTGGAAGAACTTCATGAGTCGAGACGTCGTGATCTGCTGAAAACACTCAGTGAGCTTCTGCATGACAGAGaagctctctctctgctggtgGAAACA TTGGCTCAGAGCAGTAAAGGAGTGTTTGAGCATCCAGAGTCTCCAGCTGTCTCTTCATTCATGGATCTTCTTGATGTTTCTGAAGTCTCCAATTCTCAGAAGAATGCTGCTTACCTGCTAGTCAGCGCCATGGATG GTCTACCAGATGATGCTACAGCTCTTCTGGCTACCTGCGATTCTGAAACACTGAGAGTCCTCCAGCAGCTG GTGAACGGTCTGGAGGAGAACGCTCCGGTCAAACTCCCAGAGTCTCTGCCCGTCTCCCTGCAGGAAGAAGGAGAGCTCTGCTGGGCGGCCGAGCTCCTCTGTTTGACCGATCAGACGCTGACAGAGCTGAGAGCTCAGTGGGACACACCAGATTTCTCACCAGAAGTGCTGCTGGAGCTTCTGTGTCTCGTTGTGCAGGGACTCAGCTTGATGCAGCCCGAAACACACTCATAA